A DNA window from Chiroxiphia lanceolata isolate bChiLan1 chromosome 6, bChiLan1.pri, whole genome shotgun sequence contains the following coding sequences:
- the B4GALNT4 gene encoding N-acetyl-beta-glucosaminyl-glycoprotein 4-beta-N-acetylgalactosaminyltransferase 1 isoform X2 has product MNDGQDVDGWFSRGQHSDRATTHPKLNLTKQALPWNEQYKGKANLHVFEDWCGGAVRHLRKNLHFPLFPHTRTTVKKLAVSPKWKNYGLRIFGYIHPFKDGDFQFSVASDDNSEFWLSSDDSPSNSRLAAFVGKLGTEWTAPGEFTKFSSQVSKPLRLMSSRRYYFELLHKQDDRGSDHVEVGWRVFLPSLKFEVIDSSYISLYTDESSLKMNHVEHIPQTLASHSRSHLWEAQQDEHGADMLKSDPRDTFFLTPAIEASRVENVLVPCAYSPTYVVKDFPIARYQGLQFVYLSFVYPNDYTRLTHMETENKCFYRESPLYLEKFGFYKYMKMDEEEEDPRHRAFLFLSPDNFLEDEEEEGVDSPEPTDPPPEAKEQSFGPAPRAKGKDPLPVTGDYGDDLDYYSFRRKRGRARAEVGTPGQLGTWSTSSPPVSLQDPRGQEDATPERGPGRALRWLPQEPGGDEEDELGLPVSPKHGGALSLQPHLSVPIFGGKAKTPGPSRPVAPSEDKKPRKTQEKVYVTRLQPGKRKAPAQEPAFPGIFLHPKPLKRVHLHSRTPQKHPIPLGKLRAIPGRRSPWLLSNISKERDPARRKGGRRWDRPPKQRALPGLLALGTEGLFSRETHEDTTPAPGRTAATADYNSSEAARSEGTRVTSFLKMSETTASQQEEGKGQEEEEEEEEEVSDYSYEAGELQQGWLEDSINWQRTFSVSSVDFELLRSDWNDLRCNVSGNLQLSESEVVDVVAQYMERLNEKNGGIYTLLRIINVEKRRDTARGNRYLLELELSERGQRTVRLSEYVYVLLHQGKQDDSAEANPDGLALGATEPQPSAWSILYGKPVLCRPLRLSWRQDVMVHFVVPVKNQARWVQQFISDMAGLYGATRDANFNVILVDFDSEDMDVEKALQDARLPRFQYLRRTGNFERSAGLQAGVDMVEDEHSIVFLCDLHIHFPPNILDSIRKHCVEGKLAYAPIVMRLSCGSSPREPNGYWEVNGFGLFGIYKSDFDRVGGMNTEEFRDRWGGEDWELLDRVLQSGLEVERLRLRNFYHYYHSKRGMWNARSKKPSKE; this is encoded by the exons AACGATGGGCAGGATGTGGATGGCTGGTTTTCCAGAGGCCAACATTCCGACCGAGCCACCACCCACCCCAAACTCAACCTGACCAAGCAGGCTTTGCCCTGGAATGAGCAG TACAAGGGGAAGGCAAACTTGCACGTCTTCGAGGACTGGTGTGGTGGGGCCGTGAGGCACCTGAGGAAGAACCTCCATTTCCCGCTCTTTCCCCAC ACCCGCACCACGGTGAAGAAGCTGGCGGTGTCACCCAAGTGGAAGAACTACGGGCTGAGGATTTTTGGCTACATCCACCCCTTCAAGGATG GGGATTTCCAGTTTTCTGTGGCATCGGATGACAACTCGGAGTTCTGGCTCAGCTCTGATGACAGTCCCTCCAATTCCCGGCTGGCTGCATTCGTGGGCAAG ctcGGCACCGAGTGGACGGCGCCGGGAGAGTTCACCAAATTCAGCTCCCAAGTCTCCAAGCCCCTGCG cctcATGTCCTCCCGGCGCTACTACTTTGAGCTGCTCCACAAGCAGGACGACCGGGGCTCGGACCACGTGGAAGTTGGG tggcGAGTTTTCCTCCCCAGCTTGAAGTTTGAGGTGATCGACTCCTCCTACATCTCTCTGTACACAG ATGAGTCGTCCCTGAAGATGAACCACGTGGAGCACATCCCGCAGACCTTGGCCAGCCACAGCAGGAGCCACCTCTGGGAGGCCCAGCAGGACGAGCACGGGGCCGACATGCTCAAGTCTgaccccagggacaccttcttCCTCA CCCCTGCCATTGAGGCCTCCCGTGTGGAGAACGTGCTGGTGCCCTGTGCCTACAGCCCCACCTACGTGGTGAAGGATTTCCCCATCGCCCGCTACCAGGGCCTGCAGTTC GTCTACCTCTCGTTCGTGTACCCCAACGACTACACACGCCTCACTCACATGGAGACAGAGAACAAGTGCTTCTACAGGGAATCCCCCCTCTACCTGGAAAA GTTTGGGTTCTATAAGTACATGAAGatggatgaggaggaggaggatccGCGGCACCGAGCGTTTCTCTTCCTCAGCCCCGACA ATTTCCTcgaggatgaggaagaggaaggagtggACAGCCCTGAGCCCACAGACCCCCCTCCTGAGGCCAAGGAGCAGAGCTTTGGGCCGGCACCCAGAGCCAAAGGGAAGGATCCCCTGCCGGTCACTGGGGATTATGGAGATGACCTGGACTACTACAGCTTCCGACGGAAGCGGGGCCGGGCACGGGCTGAAGTGGGCACCCCTGGGCAGCTGGGGACGTGGAGCACATCCAGCCCACCGgtgtccctccaggatcccCGTGGCCAGGAGGATGCCACGCCGGAACGGGGCCCGGGACGGGCGCTCCGTTGGCTGCCCCAGGAGCCCGGCGGGGACGAGGAGGATGAGCTGGGGCTGCCGGTGTCTCCAAAGCACGGCGGGGCCCTGAGCCTCCAGCCCCACCTCTCCGTGCCTATCTTTGGTGGCAAAGCCAAAACGCCGGGTCCCAGCAGGCCGGTGGCTCCCAGCGAGGACAAGAAGCCCCGGAAAACCCAGGAGAAGGTCTATGTGACCCGGCTGCAGCCTGGGAAGCGCAAAGCCCCTGCCCAGGAGCCAGCCTTCCCCGGCATCTTCCTGCACCCAAAGCCTCTGAAGAGAGTCCACCTCCACTCCAGGACCCCTCAGAAGCATCCCATTCCCCTCGGCAAGCTCCGAGCCATCCCCGGCCGCCGGAGCCCCTGGCTCCTGAGCAACATCTCCAAGGAGAGGGACCCTGCCAGGCGGAAaggtggcaggaggtgggatcGGCCGCCCAAGCAGCGGGCACTGCCTGGCCTCCTCGCCCTGGGGACTGAGGGGCTCTTCAGCAGGGAGACCCACGAAGACACAACCCCTGCCCCGGGCAGGACAGCGGCCACCGCCGATTACAACTCCTCCGAGGCCGCGCGCTCCGAGGGGACGCGGGTGACATCCTTCCTGAAGATGTCGGAAACAACGGCGtcccagcaggaggagggaaagggccaggaggaggaggaggaggaggaggaagaggtgtCTGACTACTCCTACGAGGcgggggagctgcagcagggctggctggaggACTCCATCAACTGGCAGCGGACGTTCAGCGTCAGCTCCGTGGACTTCGAGCTGCTGCGCTCGGACTGGAACGACCTGCGCTGCAACGTGTCGGGCAACCTGCAGCTGAGCGAGAGCGAGGTGGTGGACGTGGTGGCCCAGTACATGGAGAGGCTCAACGAGAAGAACGGAGG CATCTACACCCTCCTGAGGATCATCAACGTGGAGAAGCGCCGGGATACAGCCCGGGGCAACCGGtacctgctggagctggagctgtcgGAGCGGGGCCAGCGCACAGTGCGGCTCTCCGAGTACGTCTACGTCCTCCTGCACCAGGGCAAGCAGGACGACAGCGCCGAGGCCAACCCCGACGGGCTGGCCCTGGGGGCCACCGAgccccagcccagtgcctggagcatcCTCTATGGAAAACCCGTCCTGTGCCGGCCCCTGCGGCTCAGCTGGAGGCAGGACGTCATGGTGCACTTCGTGGTGCCGG TGAAGAACCAAGCTCGGTGGGTCCAGCAGTTCATCTCGGACATGGCCGGCCTCTACGGGGCTACGAGGGACGCCAACTTCAACGTCATCCTGGTGGACTTCGACAGCGAGGACATGGATGTGGAGAAGGCCCTGCAGGACGCCCGGCTGCCCCG GTTCCAGTACCTGCGGCGCACTGGGAATTTCGAGCGCTCAGCTGGGCTCCAGGCCGGTGTGGACATGGTGGAG GATGAGCACAGCATCGTGTTCCTCTGTGACCTGCACATCCATTTCCCACCCAACATCCTGGACAGCATCCGGAAGCACTGTGTGGAAGGGAAGCTGGCCTATGCGCCCATCGTCATGAggctgagctgtggcagctccCCCCGGGAGCCCAACG GCTACTGGGAGGTGAATGGTTTTGGCCTCTTCGGCATCTACAAGTCGGACTTTGACCGCGTGGGAGGGATGAACACGGAGGAGTTCCGGGACCGCTGGGGCGGGGAGGACTGGGAGCTCCTGGACAG GGTGCTCCAGAGTGGGCTGGAGGTGGAGCGCTTGCGCCTCAGGAACTTTTACCACTACT
- the B4GALNT4 gene encoding N-acetyl-beta-glucosaminyl-glycoprotein 4-beta-N-acetylgalactosaminyltransferase 1 isoform X1, with amino-acid sequence MPRLPVKKLRKQLKLLLLLALLTSAAWFTYLHISLVRQGRALRLPFAYGRDGERPGEVTDPGRRPAAAPVRRRKAEDSSESREEDPMNDGQDVDGWFSRGQHSDRATTHPKLNLTKQALPWNEQYKGKANLHVFEDWCGGAVRHLRKNLHFPLFPHTRTTVKKLAVSPKWKNYGLRIFGYIHPFKDGDFQFSVASDDNSEFWLSSDDSPSNSRLAAFVGKLGTEWTAPGEFTKFSSQVSKPLRLMSSRRYYFELLHKQDDRGSDHVEVGWRVFLPSLKFEVIDSSYISLYTDESSLKMNHVEHIPQTLASHSRSHLWEAQQDEHGADMLKSDPRDTFFLTPAIEASRVENVLVPCAYSPTYVVKDFPIARYQGLQFVYLSFVYPNDYTRLTHMETENKCFYRESPLYLEKFGFYKYMKMDEEEEDPRHRAFLFLSPDNFLEDEEEEGVDSPEPTDPPPEAKEQSFGPAPRAKGKDPLPVTGDYGDDLDYYSFRRKRGRARAEVGTPGQLGTWSTSSPPVSLQDPRGQEDATPERGPGRALRWLPQEPGGDEEDELGLPVSPKHGGALSLQPHLSVPIFGGKAKTPGPSRPVAPSEDKKPRKTQEKVYVTRLQPGKRKAPAQEPAFPGIFLHPKPLKRVHLHSRTPQKHPIPLGKLRAIPGRRSPWLLSNISKERDPARRKGGRRWDRPPKQRALPGLLALGTEGLFSRETHEDTTPAPGRTAATADYNSSEAARSEGTRVTSFLKMSETTASQQEEGKGQEEEEEEEEEVSDYSYEAGELQQGWLEDSINWQRTFSVSSVDFELLRSDWNDLRCNVSGNLQLSESEVVDVVAQYMERLNEKNGGIYTLLRIINVEKRRDTARGNRYLLELELSERGQRTVRLSEYVYVLLHQGKQDDSAEANPDGLALGATEPQPSAWSILYGKPVLCRPLRLSWRQDVMVHFVVPVKNQARWVQQFISDMAGLYGATRDANFNVILVDFDSEDMDVEKALQDARLPRFQYLRRTGNFERSAGLQAGVDMVEDEHSIVFLCDLHIHFPPNILDSIRKHCVEGKLAYAPIVMRLSCGSSPREPNGYWEVNGFGLFGIYKSDFDRVGGMNTEEFRDRWGGEDWELLDRVLQSGLEVERLRLRNFYHYYHSKRGMWNARSKKPSKE; translated from the exons AACGATGGGCAGGATGTGGATGGCTGGTTTTCCAGAGGCCAACATTCCGACCGAGCCACCACCCACCCCAAACTCAACCTGACCAAGCAGGCTTTGCCCTGGAATGAGCAG TACAAGGGGAAGGCAAACTTGCACGTCTTCGAGGACTGGTGTGGTGGGGCCGTGAGGCACCTGAGGAAGAACCTCCATTTCCCGCTCTTTCCCCAC ACCCGCACCACGGTGAAGAAGCTGGCGGTGTCACCCAAGTGGAAGAACTACGGGCTGAGGATTTTTGGCTACATCCACCCCTTCAAGGATG GGGATTTCCAGTTTTCTGTGGCATCGGATGACAACTCGGAGTTCTGGCTCAGCTCTGATGACAGTCCCTCCAATTCCCGGCTGGCTGCATTCGTGGGCAAG ctcGGCACCGAGTGGACGGCGCCGGGAGAGTTCACCAAATTCAGCTCCCAAGTCTCCAAGCCCCTGCG cctcATGTCCTCCCGGCGCTACTACTTTGAGCTGCTCCACAAGCAGGACGACCGGGGCTCGGACCACGTGGAAGTTGGG tggcGAGTTTTCCTCCCCAGCTTGAAGTTTGAGGTGATCGACTCCTCCTACATCTCTCTGTACACAG ATGAGTCGTCCCTGAAGATGAACCACGTGGAGCACATCCCGCAGACCTTGGCCAGCCACAGCAGGAGCCACCTCTGGGAGGCCCAGCAGGACGAGCACGGGGCCGACATGCTCAAGTCTgaccccagggacaccttcttCCTCA CCCCTGCCATTGAGGCCTCCCGTGTGGAGAACGTGCTGGTGCCCTGTGCCTACAGCCCCACCTACGTGGTGAAGGATTTCCCCATCGCCCGCTACCAGGGCCTGCAGTTC GTCTACCTCTCGTTCGTGTACCCCAACGACTACACACGCCTCACTCACATGGAGACAGAGAACAAGTGCTTCTACAGGGAATCCCCCCTCTACCTGGAAAA GTTTGGGTTCTATAAGTACATGAAGatggatgaggaggaggaggatccGCGGCACCGAGCGTTTCTCTTCCTCAGCCCCGACA ATTTCCTcgaggatgaggaagaggaaggagtggACAGCCCTGAGCCCACAGACCCCCCTCCTGAGGCCAAGGAGCAGAGCTTTGGGCCGGCACCCAGAGCCAAAGGGAAGGATCCCCTGCCGGTCACTGGGGATTATGGAGATGACCTGGACTACTACAGCTTCCGACGGAAGCGGGGCCGGGCACGGGCTGAAGTGGGCACCCCTGGGCAGCTGGGGACGTGGAGCACATCCAGCCCACCGgtgtccctccaggatcccCGTGGCCAGGAGGATGCCACGCCGGAACGGGGCCCGGGACGGGCGCTCCGTTGGCTGCCCCAGGAGCCCGGCGGGGACGAGGAGGATGAGCTGGGGCTGCCGGTGTCTCCAAAGCACGGCGGGGCCCTGAGCCTCCAGCCCCACCTCTCCGTGCCTATCTTTGGTGGCAAAGCCAAAACGCCGGGTCCCAGCAGGCCGGTGGCTCCCAGCGAGGACAAGAAGCCCCGGAAAACCCAGGAGAAGGTCTATGTGACCCGGCTGCAGCCTGGGAAGCGCAAAGCCCCTGCCCAGGAGCCAGCCTTCCCCGGCATCTTCCTGCACCCAAAGCCTCTGAAGAGAGTCCACCTCCACTCCAGGACCCCTCAGAAGCATCCCATTCCCCTCGGCAAGCTCCGAGCCATCCCCGGCCGCCGGAGCCCCTGGCTCCTGAGCAACATCTCCAAGGAGAGGGACCCTGCCAGGCGGAAaggtggcaggaggtgggatcGGCCGCCCAAGCAGCGGGCACTGCCTGGCCTCCTCGCCCTGGGGACTGAGGGGCTCTTCAGCAGGGAGACCCACGAAGACACAACCCCTGCCCCGGGCAGGACAGCGGCCACCGCCGATTACAACTCCTCCGAGGCCGCGCGCTCCGAGGGGACGCGGGTGACATCCTTCCTGAAGATGTCGGAAACAACGGCGtcccagcaggaggagggaaagggccaggaggaggaggaggaggaggaggaagaggtgtCTGACTACTCCTACGAGGcgggggagctgcagcagggctggctggaggACTCCATCAACTGGCAGCGGACGTTCAGCGTCAGCTCCGTGGACTTCGAGCTGCTGCGCTCGGACTGGAACGACCTGCGCTGCAACGTGTCGGGCAACCTGCAGCTGAGCGAGAGCGAGGTGGTGGACGTGGTGGCCCAGTACATGGAGAGGCTCAACGAGAAGAACGGAGG CATCTACACCCTCCTGAGGATCATCAACGTGGAGAAGCGCCGGGATACAGCCCGGGGCAACCGGtacctgctggagctggagctgtcgGAGCGGGGCCAGCGCACAGTGCGGCTCTCCGAGTACGTCTACGTCCTCCTGCACCAGGGCAAGCAGGACGACAGCGCCGAGGCCAACCCCGACGGGCTGGCCCTGGGGGCCACCGAgccccagcccagtgcctggagcatcCTCTATGGAAAACCCGTCCTGTGCCGGCCCCTGCGGCTCAGCTGGAGGCAGGACGTCATGGTGCACTTCGTGGTGCCGG TGAAGAACCAAGCTCGGTGGGTCCAGCAGTTCATCTCGGACATGGCCGGCCTCTACGGGGCTACGAGGGACGCCAACTTCAACGTCATCCTGGTGGACTTCGACAGCGAGGACATGGATGTGGAGAAGGCCCTGCAGGACGCCCGGCTGCCCCG GTTCCAGTACCTGCGGCGCACTGGGAATTTCGAGCGCTCAGCTGGGCTCCAGGCCGGTGTGGACATGGTGGAG GATGAGCACAGCATCGTGTTCCTCTGTGACCTGCACATCCATTTCCCACCCAACATCCTGGACAGCATCCGGAAGCACTGTGTGGAAGGGAAGCTGGCCTATGCGCCCATCGTCATGAggctgagctgtggcagctccCCCCGGGAGCCCAACG GCTACTGGGAGGTGAATGGTTTTGGCCTCTTCGGCATCTACAAGTCGGACTTTGACCGCGTGGGAGGGATGAACACGGAGGAGTTCCGGGACCGCTGGGGCGGGGAGGACTGGGAGCTCCTGGACAG GGTGCTCCAGAGTGGGCTGGAGGTGGAGCGCTTGCGCCTCAGGAACTTTTACCACTACT